The nucleotide sequence CCGAACAGCTGATCGGTAAAGGCGTCTATGTGGTAATAGTCCACGTTCTGGCTCCGGTTCAGCCCGACAGGGCGACGACCTGATTATTCAACTGCACGATCTGCCGCGCCATATCGGTGAGCAGGCCGTGGATCATCGACGGATTGGAGCGGATCAGCTGCCGGAACTGGTCTTTCGGCACCTTCACCACGGCGCAGCGGGTTTTCGCCCGCACGGTGGCGGTGCGCGGTGATTGCGTCAGCAGCGCCAGGGCGCCGAGCACTTCGCCTTCGCCGACATGGCCGACAACGACGTTGTCCACCAGCACGTCTGCGTCACCCTCGAACAGGCTGAACACGTAATCGGCGTTGTCGCCCTGGCGGATAATCGCATCGCCCGGCTGGAAATAGGCAAAGCCGGGTGTCGCCTGCGGGCCTTCTTCCACCTGCGCGGCCAGCAGCCGCACCAGCATGCCCTGCTGGGTCATCAACAGTTGTGTCCAGAGCCGGGCGCGCTGTTCATCGGCGAGCAGGGTGCGTACCAGTGCCAGGGTATCGAAGCCGAGCAGCAGCACGGCGCTTTCTGCGTGATAACGGATGCCTTCCCCGGAGGCGTCCGGTAACACCAGGTCGCCCTCGTCCCAGGTCAGCAGCCGCCGCTGCTGGCACTCCATGCCGAGCATGCCACCCTTGACCAGATAGGTGCGTGACGGGTCCATGCCATGGGCAAAGGCGTTATCGGTGGCGGCGAGGTGCAGTGGTTCGCCGTCGAGTGGCAGATCTTGCATCAGTTCACGGGCCAGGCGTTTGTACTGCCGGACCAGTGCGGAGAAACCGCTGGTAGGTTCCACGATGGACAGCATTGATTGACTCCGTTTTTCCCCCGGAAAACGAACGCGCCGACAAGCCCCCCGGGCGCGTTCCCACAGGCAGAGTATGCCGGCGGGATAAGTCAGTAAAGACACGGTCACCGGACGCAGTGCATCCGGTGTGCGAGAAACGTGAAGTGAGTCGAACTTCTGCTGTTGTCGCCGGCCGTTTATCCGAACTGGCGTGGCAGGAAGCGGGCCGGTTCTTTTTTGCGGGCGGCCTGCATCGCACGGCGCTGATTCTTGCCGCGCAGCAGGCGGAACTGGAGTTTGCTTTCCACATCGAAGGCGACGTCTTCCGGGGCCTGCCAGGTGTCGCGGAACAACTGTTTGGTGGCAGCCAGTGCATCCGGTGAACGGGTCAGCAGTTCCTGCGCCAGTGCCTCGGCCTCGGCCAGCGGGGTGTCGCTGACGCCAGTGACCAGGTTCAGGTGCAGGGCTTCTTCACCGTCGATGATGCGGCCGGTCATGGCCAGTGCCTTGGCCACGTCCAGTGGCACCAGTTCGCGCAGCGTGACGCTGCCGGTCATGTCCGGGATCAGGCCCCACTTGATTTCCATCACCGAGAATTCGCAGTCCGGCGTGGTGAAGCGGAAATCCGCCGCCAGCGCGATCTGCAGGCCACCGCCGAAGCAGTGGCCGTGGGTGACGGCGATCACCGGC is from Isoalcanivorax pacificus W11-5 and encodes:
- a CDS encoding cyclic nucleotide-binding domain-containing protein, with product MLSIVEPTSGFSALVRQYKRLARELMQDLPLDGEPLHLAATDNAFAHGMDPSRTYLVKGGMLGMECQQRRLLTWDEGDLVLPDASGEGIRYHAESAVLLLGFDTLALVRTLLADEQRARLWTQLLMTQQGMLVRLLAAQVEEGPQATPGFAYFQPGDAIIRQGDNADYVFSLFEGDADVLVDNVVVGHVGEGEVLGALALLTQSPRTATVRAKTRCAVVKVPKDQFRQLIRSNPSMIHGLLTDMARQIVQLNNQVVALSG
- a CDS encoding crotonase/enoyl-CoA hydratase family protein — protein: MSDTPTTFRQRVTLQRTDTGIAYVHLARPEKYNGLDLDMLYALVEAAKSLRKDRSVRAVILQGEGKAFCAGLDFASVMSKPLGILRAFVKWGGRSTNIFQQACWAWRTLPVPVIAVTHGHCFGGGLQIALAADFRFTTPDCEFSVMEIKWGLIPDMTGSVTLRELVPLDVAKALAMTGRIIDGEEALHLNLVTGVSDTPLAEAEALAQELLTRSPDALAATKQLFRDTWQAPEDVAFDVESKLQFRLLRGKNQRRAMQAARKKEPARFLPRQFG